Genomic window (Verrucomicrobiia bacterium):
TGCACGCCTTCAAGGATTTCGCCTTCCGTATTGTCTTCGCGATTCGAGTTGTTGGTTCCAATCATCAACACCGCGGCCTTCGGCTTGACTCCGTCGAGCTGGCCATTTTCAAAGCGCCAGAGCACATGCTGCGTGCGGTCCCCGCCCACTCCAAAGTTCAGGCATTTGCGCGAGCCGTAATACTTGTTCCAAACATTGCGTCCGGCGTTCTCCCATCCGTGGGTTATGGAATCGCCAATGAAAACGATGTCACAGGCGCCCTGATTATCCTTGGCACGTTGAAGGACCACGGTTGTCCTGGCGCGGGCGCCCTGGTCCGGCCGCTGGACGGGCACGATGGCAGTGTTGGTGCGAGTGGCCGAGGCCGCGGCGTTGTCCGTGGAAGGAGTCGCAACCGTCTGTCCGTTCGAAGCGGTCAGCGCCGCAATCGTGAGAAGAAGGAACAAAGCGTATTTTTTCATAGCGGAACGCAGCCTGCGCCGATTGCAGCTGCGATGTCAATCCGCCGAAGTCGGGCTGCCTGAGCGCCGCTGGAACCAACGCGAGCGTGGGGAAAAACAAAGGACCAGGTTTCCCCGGTCCTTTGCGAAGTGAACAGATATCAAATCAGACACAAATCAGCGGC
Coding sequences:
- a CDS encoding platelet-activating factor acetylhydrolase IB subunit is translated as MKKYALFLLLTIAALTASNGQTVATPSTDNAAASATRTNTAIVPVQRPDQGARARTTVVLQRAKDNQGACDIVFIGDSITHGWENAGRNVWNKYYGSRKCLNFGVGGDRTQHVLWRFENGQLDGVKPKAAVLMIGTNNSNREDNTEGEILEGVQTIVKQMRDRMPDTKILVLGIFPRGEKFTPQRGKILQVNQALARVADDKNVFYLDFGSELVQDDGSISRDVMPDFLHLSERGYEIWAQAIEPKLAELVK